From Ramlibacter agri, a single genomic window includes:
- a CDS encoding phasin family protein yields MLTAEQLLAAQKANVETLFGLTQKAFEGVEKLVELNITASRAALTEGAEAAQTVLSVKDAQELLAVQAALFQPLSEKTAAYSRHLYDIATATGAEFTKTFEGQLADAQKKFLAVVDNAAKNAPAGSETAVAVFKSAVAAGNNALESVQKAVKQASDVAEANFNAVASTAVNAAKTGTTKAKRAA; encoded by the coding sequence ATGCTGACCGCTGAGCAACTGCTGGCCGCCCAAAAGGCAAACGTCGAAACCCTGTTCGGCCTGACCCAAAAGGCCTTCGAAGGCGTCGAGAAGCTCGTCGAGCTGAACATCACCGCCTCCCGCGCCGCCCTGACCGAAGGCGCCGAAGCCGCCCAGACCGTGCTGAGCGTCAAGGACGCCCAGGAACTGCTGGCCGTGCAAGCCGCCCTGTTCCAGCCGCTGTCCGAGAAGACCGCCGCCTACAGCCGCCACCTGTACGACATCGCCACCGCCACCGGCGCCGAGTTCACCAAGACCTTCGAAGGCCAGCTGGCCGACGCCCAGAAGAAGTTCCTGGCCGTCGTGGACAACGCCGCCAAGAACGCCCCGGCCGGCTCCGAGACCGCCGTCGCCGTGTTCAAGAGCGCCGTTGCCGCCGGCAACAACGCCCTGGAATCCGTGCAGAAGGCCGTGAAGCAGGCCAGCGACGTCGCTGAAGCCAACTTCAACGCCGTGGCCAGCACCGCCGTGAACGCCGCCAAGACGGGCACGACCAAGGCCAAGCGCGCCGCCTGA
- a CDS encoding patatin-like phospholipase family protein — protein MLSRFPLRGLGAAVLLACLAACSTPPRVPETPAAPTPPVAVAKLPPKIGLALGGGAARGFAHVGVIQVLEENGIKPDLVVGTSAGSLVAAMYASGRNGQQLQVAAMQMDEAAFADWTLPLFNRGVLRGEALARYVDNQVGHKLMENMAMPLGVVATDLASGQGVLFQRGDTGTAVRASSAVPAVFLPVRIGQHEYVDGGLVSPVPVRYARQMGAEVVIGVDISSAPEGNPSGDTLQVLLQTFAIMGKSINGWELKDADVVVRPALRGMSSADFTSKKRAIEAGRAAMQAALPQLKAALEAKAHTAAP, from the coding sequence ATGCTTTCCCGATTTCCCCTGCGCGGCCTGGGTGCCGCAGTTCTCCTGGCGTGCCTGGCCGCCTGTTCCACGCCGCCGCGCGTGCCCGAAACCCCCGCCGCCCCCACGCCCCCGGTCGCCGTGGCCAAGTTGCCGCCGAAGATCGGCCTGGCGCTGGGTGGCGGCGCCGCCCGCGGCTTTGCCCACGTCGGCGTGATCCAGGTGCTGGAAGAAAACGGCATCAAGCCCGACCTGGTGGTCGGCACCTCGGCCGGCAGCCTGGTCGCGGCCATGTACGCCAGCGGACGCAACGGCCAGCAGTTGCAGGTCGCGGCCATGCAGATGGACGAGGCGGCCTTCGCCGACTGGACGCTGCCGCTCTTCAATCGCGGGGTGTTGCGCGGCGAGGCGCTGGCACGTTACGTCGACAACCAGGTCGGCCACAAGCTGATGGAGAACATGGCCATGCCGCTGGGCGTGGTCGCCACCGACCTGGCCAGCGGGCAGGGCGTGCTGTTCCAGCGCGGCGACACCGGCACGGCGGTGCGCGCGTCCAGCGCGGTGCCGGCGGTGTTCCTGCCGGTGCGCATCGGCCAGCACGAGTACGTCGATGGCGGCCTGGTGTCGCCGGTGCCGGTGCGCTATGCGCGGCAGATGGGCGCGGAGGTGGTGATCGGCGTCGACATCTCCAGCGCGCCCGAAGGCAACCCCTCGGGCGACACGCTGCAGGTGCTGCTGCAGACCTTCGCCATCATGGGCAAGAGCATCAACGGCTGGGAGCTGAAGGACGCCGACGTCGTCGTGCGGCCGGCGCTGCGCGGCATGAGCAGCGCGGACTTCACCAGCAAGAAGCGCGCGATCGAGGCGGGCCGGGCGGCGATGCAAGCCGCGCTGCCGCAGCTGAAGGCGGCCCTCGAAGCGAAGGCCCATACCGCCGCGCCGTAA
- a CDS encoding 3-hydroxyacyl-CoA dehydrogenase yields MEIQGKVFIVTGGASGLGEGTARMLAAAGGKVVVADMQVEKGEAVAKEIGGAFVKCDVSQEEDGKAVVAKAVSLGKLMGLVNCAGIAPAEKTVGKNGPHNLGVFSKTVMVNLVGSFNMIRLASDAMAKNEPESTGERGCMISTASVAAYDGQIGQAAYSASKGGVVGMTLPIARDLARNGIRNMTIAPGIFGTPMLFGMPQEVQDALAASVPFPSRLGTPQDYAKLAKHIFENDMLNGEVIRLDGAIRMAPK; encoded by the coding sequence ATGGAAATCCAGGGCAAGGTGTTCATTGTGACGGGTGGCGCGTCCGGCCTCGGCGAAGGCACGGCGCGCATGCTCGCCGCCGCCGGCGGCAAGGTCGTGGTCGCGGACATGCAGGTCGAGAAAGGCGAGGCGGTCGCCAAGGAGATCGGCGGCGCCTTCGTGAAGTGCGACGTCAGCCAGGAAGAGGACGGCAAGGCCGTGGTCGCCAAGGCCGTGTCCCTGGGCAAGCTGATGGGCCTGGTCAACTGCGCCGGCATCGCGCCGGCCGAAAAGACCGTCGGCAAGAACGGCCCGCACAACCTGGGCGTGTTCTCGAAGACGGTCATGGTCAACCTGGTGGGCAGCTTCAACATGATCCGCCTGGCCTCCGACGCGATGGCGAAGAACGAGCCGGAATCCACCGGCGAACGCGGCTGCATGATCTCCACCGCCTCGGTCGCGGCCTACGACGGCCAGATCGGCCAGGCCGCGTACAGCGCGTCCAAGGGCGGCGTGGTCGGCATGACCCTGCCCATCGCGCGCGACCTGGCGCGCAACGGCATCCGCAACATGACCATCGCCCCCGGCATCTTCGGCACGCCCATGCTGTTCGGCATGCCGCAGGAAGTGCAGGACGCCCTGGCCGCCAGCGTGCCCTTCCCTTCGCGGCTGGGCACGCCGCAGGACTACGCCAAGCTCGCGAAGCACATCTTCGAGAACGACATGCTCAATGGCGAAGTGATCCGTCTCGACGGCGCGATCCGGATGGCTCCGAAGTGA
- a CDS encoding YihY/virulence factor BrkB family protein — protein sequence MRMLSPSGAYVLAHPAEFVLRVLKGFKNNQGLLLAGAVAYYALLSVVPLLILTVIVLSNWMDQEELLSTLGRYLEWLVPGQSTAVVNELANFVHNQSVVGWVLLGTMLFFSSLAFSVLEKAMAVIFLHRFAVRHRRFLVSALLPYCYIFALGFGLMIVTFVSGGIQAMAQDSIHFLGWEWSLSGVSGVLLYLLGFAGEIVLITSIYMVMPVGRLWWRHALVGGVTAAVLWEITRRVLVWYFSTLSKVSEVYGSLTTAIVVLFSLEIGATLLLFGAQVISDYEQVGRLTSEPSGSRRRDGSLRH from the coding sequence ATGCGAATGCTGAGTCCGTCGGGGGCCTATGTGCTGGCCCATCCCGCCGAGTTCGTGCTCCGGGTGCTGAAAGGCTTCAAGAACAACCAGGGCCTGCTGCTGGCCGGCGCGGTAGCGTACTACGCGCTGCTGTCCGTGGTGCCGCTGCTGATCCTGACTGTCATCGTGCTGTCCAACTGGATGGACCAGGAGGAACTGCTGTCCACGCTGGGCCGCTACCTCGAATGGCTGGTGCCGGGCCAGTCCACCGCGGTAGTCAACGAGCTGGCGAACTTCGTGCACAACCAGAGCGTCGTCGGCTGGGTGCTGCTGGGCACGATGCTGTTCTTCAGCTCGCTGGCCTTTTCGGTGCTGGAGAAGGCGATGGCGGTGATCTTCCTGCACCGCTTCGCCGTGCGGCACCGCCGCTTCCTGGTCTCGGCGCTGCTGCCCTACTGCTACATCTTCGCGCTGGGCTTCGGCCTGATGATCGTGACCTTCGTGTCCGGCGGCATCCAGGCGATGGCGCAGGACTCCATCCATTTCCTCGGCTGGGAATGGTCGCTGAGCGGCGTATCGGGCGTGCTGCTGTACCTGCTGGGATTCGCCGGCGAGATCGTGCTGATCACCTCGATCTACATGGTGATGCCGGTGGGCCGCCTGTGGTGGCGCCATGCGCTGGTCGGCGGCGTGACGGCCGCGGTGCTGTGGGAGATCACGCGGCGGGTGCTGGTGTGGTACTTCAGCACCCTGTCGAAGGTGAGCGAGGTGTATGGCTCGCTCACCACCGCGATCGTCGTCCTGTTCAGCCTGGAGATCGGCGCCACCTTGCTGCTGTTCGGGGCGCAGGTGATCTCCGACTACGAGCAGGTCGGGCGCCTCACTTCGGAGCCATCCGGATCGCGCCGTCGAGACGGATCACTTCGCCATTGA
- a CDS encoding acyl-CoA synthetase has product MASIFDQDLPRTEANFTPLSPLSFLERAAEVYPQRTAVVHGAIRRSWRETYSRCRRLASALQRAGLAKNDTVAVMLPNVPPMVEAHFGVPMAGAVLNALNTRLDPEAIAFMLEHGEAKAVIVDPEFAPVMQKAIALRKEAKPLLVIDAEDALFPGPRIGTTTYEEFLAGGDPDFAWQLPADEWDAIALNYTSGTTGNPKGVVYHHRGAASNAISNILEWDLPKHAVYLWTLPMFHCNGWCFPWTVAARAGVNVCLRKVEARAMAEAIREHGVTHYCGAPIVHGMLVNAPEDVKQGLPRGVKAMVAGAAPPASLIEGMEKLGFDLTHVYGLTEVYGPATACARHEEWDGLDIGERARLNARQGVRYHLQRSARVLDPQTMRPVPWDGETMGEIMFQGNITMKGYLKNAKATAEAFAGGWYHTGDLAVQYPDGYIKIKDRSKDIIISGGENISSIEVEDVLYRHPAVLAAAVVARPDPKWGETPCAFLELKAGATLTAEEVVAHCRKHLAGFKVPKAVVFGELPKTSTGKIQKFELRKKAGSASAIDV; this is encoded by the coding sequence ATGGCCAGCATTTTCGACCAGGACCTCCCGCGCACCGAAGCGAACTTCACGCCGCTGTCGCCATTGTCCTTCCTGGAGCGGGCCGCCGAGGTTTACCCGCAACGTACCGCAGTGGTCCATGGGGCCATCCGGCGCAGCTGGCGAGAGACTTATTCCCGCTGCCGGCGGCTGGCCAGCGCCCTGCAGCGGGCTGGCCTGGCCAAGAACGACACCGTGGCCGTGATGCTGCCCAACGTACCGCCCATGGTGGAGGCGCACTTCGGCGTGCCGATGGCCGGCGCGGTGCTGAACGCGCTGAACACCCGGCTCGACCCGGAGGCCATCGCCTTCATGCTGGAACACGGCGAGGCGAAGGCGGTGATCGTCGATCCGGAGTTCGCGCCGGTGATGCAGAAGGCGATCGCGCTGCGCAAGGAGGCGAAGCCGCTGCTGGTGATCGACGCGGAGGACGCGCTTTTTCCCGGTCCGCGGATCGGCACGACGACCTACGAGGAATTCCTGGCCGGCGGCGATCCGGACTTCGCCTGGCAGCTGCCGGCCGACGAATGGGACGCCATCGCCCTGAACTACACCAGCGGCACCACCGGCAATCCCAAGGGCGTGGTCTACCACCACCGCGGCGCGGCCAGCAACGCCATCTCCAACATCCTCGAGTGGGACCTGCCCAAGCACGCGGTCTACCTGTGGACCTTGCCGATGTTCCATTGCAACGGCTGGTGCTTCCCGTGGACGGTGGCGGCGCGGGCCGGCGTCAACGTCTGCCTGCGCAAGGTGGAGGCGAGGGCGATGGCCGAGGCGATCCGCGAGCACGGCGTCACACACTACTGCGGCGCGCCCATCGTGCACGGCATGCTGGTGAACGCGCCCGAAGACGTGAAGCAGGGCCTGCCGCGCGGCGTCAAGGCCATGGTGGCGGGTGCGGCGCCGCCAGCCTCGCTGATCGAGGGCATGGAGAAGCTGGGCTTCGACCTCACGCACGTCTACGGCCTGACCGAGGTGTACGGCCCGGCCACCGCCTGCGCCAGGCACGAGGAATGGGACGGCCTGGACATCGGCGAGCGGGCGCGCCTGAACGCGCGCCAGGGCGTGCGCTACCACCTGCAGCGCAGCGCGCGCGTGCTGGACCCGCAGACGATGCGGCCCGTGCCCTGGGACGGCGAGACCATGGGCGAGATCATGTTCCAGGGCAACATCACCATGAAGGGCTACCTGAAGAACGCCAAGGCGACCGCGGAAGCTTTCGCTGGCGGCTGGTACCACACGGGCGACCTGGCGGTGCAGTACCCGGACGGCTACATCAAGATCAAGGACCGCAGCAAGGACATCATCATCTCCGGCGGCGAGAACATCTCCTCGATCGAGGTGGAGGACGTGCTGTACCGGCATCCGGCCGTGCTGGCTGCGGCCGTGGTCGCGCGCCCAGACCCCAAGTGGGGCGAGACGCCTTGCGCCTTCCTGGAACTGAAGGCCGGCGCGACGTTGACGGCCGAAGAGGTGGTGGCGCATTGCAGGAAGCACCTGGCCGGATTCAAGGTGCCGAAGGCCGTGGTGTTCGGCGAACTGCCCAAGACCTCCACCGGCAAGATCCAGAAATTCGAACTGCGCAAGAAGGCCGGTTCGGCCAGCGCCATCGACGTATGA
- the dnaG gene encoding DNA primase: MAIPQSFIDELIARADVVEIVGRYVQLKKTGANFQGLCPFHAEKSPSFTVSPTKQFYHCFGCGQNGNAIRFLMEHAGMGFPEAVKDLAGQYGMQVPDEDVSPAERVRQQEQKKKQATLTDVLEKAGTAYRKHLRSSPKAVAYFKKRGVSGEVAKAFGLGYAPEGWRSLASVFPAYDDPLLAESGLVIVNEEDGKRYDRFRDRVMFPIRNVKGECIGFGGRVLGDDKPKYLNSPETPVFSKGRELYGLFEARNAIRDAGYVLVTEGYMDVVALAQLGFPQAVATLGTACTGEHIQKLFRFTDNVVFSFDGDAAGRRAARKALDGALPYATDVRNVKFLFLPSEHDPDSFIREHGGDAFARYVGDATPLSRFLVESSRDGCDLSTAEGRAHMAANAKPLWTQLPDGALKRQLLTEIAELAQLPAAELGELWQERGSGKGRSARPDGSHRSDDAYGDGDWPDASYHVESDAGGGSWHEPSPQRRQGGGGGKRRWKGRRDEAPPPRMQGRGVPVNRATRALQILFAEPAAWDRLSNDEHHLLCELPEPHGPLFTWLDSQHHDHGPQPWEVLQEALQGHGFEQVVRQELAKVPAGVDSDPAELADILAKEKQSRREDEMKRLAAAATTDPAAFARYKALLEQQKPGPKP, from the coding sequence ATGGCCATCCCCCAGTCCTTCATCGATGAACTCATCGCGCGCGCCGACGTCGTCGAGATCGTCGGCCGCTACGTCCAGCTGAAAAAGACCGGGGCCAATTTCCAGGGCCTGTGCCCGTTCCACGCGGAGAAGTCGCCGTCCTTCACCGTGAGCCCCACCAAGCAGTTCTATCACTGCTTCGGCTGCGGCCAGAACGGCAATGCCATCCGCTTCCTGATGGAACACGCCGGCATGGGCTTCCCGGAAGCGGTGAAGGACCTCGCCGGCCAGTACGGCATGCAGGTGCCCGACGAGGACGTCTCGCCGGCGGAGCGCGTCCGCCAGCAGGAGCAGAAGAAGAAGCAGGCCACGCTGACCGACGTGCTCGAAAAGGCCGGCACCGCCTATCGCAAGCACCTGCGCAGCTCGCCCAAGGCCGTCGCCTATTTCAAGAAGCGCGGCGTATCCGGCGAGGTCGCCAAGGCCTTCGGCCTCGGCTACGCGCCGGAAGGCTGGCGCTCGCTGGCCAGCGTCTTCCCGGCCTACGACGACCCGCTGCTGGCCGAGAGCGGCCTGGTGATCGTCAACGAGGAAGATGGCAAGCGCTACGACCGCTTCCGCGACCGCGTGATGTTCCCCATCCGCAACGTCAAGGGCGAGTGCATCGGCTTCGGCGGCCGCGTGCTCGGCGACGACAAGCCCAAGTACCTGAACTCGCCGGAGACGCCGGTCTTCAGCAAGGGCCGCGAGCTCTATGGCCTGTTCGAAGCCCGCAACGCCATCCGCGACGCCGGCTACGTGCTGGTGACCGAGGGCTACATGGACGTGGTGGCGCTGGCGCAGCTGGGCTTCCCCCAGGCCGTGGCCACGCTGGGCACCGCCTGCACCGGCGAGCACATCCAGAAGCTGTTCCGCTTCACCGACAACGTGGTGTTCAGCTTCGACGGCGACGCCGCCGGCCGCCGCGCGGCCCGCAAGGCGCTGGACGGCGCCCTGCCCTATGCCACCGACGTGCGCAACGTGAAGTTCCTGTTCCTGCCGTCCGAGCACGACCCGGACAGCTTCATCCGCGAACACGGCGGCGACGCCTTCGCCCGCTACGTGGGCGACGCGACACCGCTCTCGCGCTTCCTGGTGGAGTCCTCGCGCGATGGCTGCGACCTGTCCACCGCCGAAGGCCGGGCCCACATGGCCGCCAATGCCAAGCCGCTGTGGACCCAGCTGCCCGATGGCGCGCTCAAGCGCCAGCTGCTGACCGAGATCGCGGAACTGGCCCAGCTTCCAGCCGCGGAACTGGGCGAGCTCTGGCAGGAACGCGGCAGCGGCAAGGGCCGGTCCGCGCGCCCGGACGGCAGCCACCGGTCCGACGACGCTTACGGCGATGGCGACTGGCCCGACGCCAGCTACCACGTCGAGAGCGACGCCGGCGGCGGCTCCTGGCACGAACCCAGCCCGCAGCGCCGCCAAGGCGGCGGTGGCGGCAAGCGCCGCTGGAAAGGCCGCCGGGACGAAGCGCCGCCGCCGCGCATGCAGGGCCGCGGCGTGCCCGTCAACCGCGCCACCCGGGCGCTGCAGATCCTGTTCGCGGAGCCGGCCGCCTGGGACCGCCTCAGCAACGACGAGCACCACCTGCTGTGCGAGCTGCCCGAGCCGCACGGGCCGCTTTTCACCTGGCTCGACAGCCAGCACCACGACCACGGCCCCCAGCCCTGGGAAGTGCTGCAGGAAGCCCTGCAGGGCCACGGCTTCGAGCAGGTCGTCCGGCAAGAGCTCGCCAAGGTGCCGGCCGGCGTGGACAGCGACCCCGCCGAACTGGCGGACATCCTCGCCAAGGAAAAGCAGAGCCGCCGCGAGGACGAAATGAAGCGCCTGGCGGCCGCCGCCACCACCGATCCGGCTGCTTTCGCCCGCTACAAGGCCTTGCTGGAACAGCAAAAACCCGGCCCCAAGCCTTGA
- the rpoD gene encoding RNA polymerase sigma factor RpoD, whose translation MPAQKSAKAAAAKPVASKPVKATAPAAKASLKVVKSDAASPKVSAPTKVTKPVPTKSIAKADKAAAKEEPKKTAKTAAATEEVVKKKPGRPPKNAAAESDSTAKATGGAKRGRKPKAATTAEAGKPEDDADLGDIEAEFADSEPVVEAVAEKVKPLRMKISKAKERALMKEFGLDETVLTEEEMLKRRQRLKMLIKLGKTRGYLTHAEISDHLPDKLVDAETLEVVVSMLNDMGVAVYEQTPDAETLLLTNTGPTAATEEEAEEEAEAALSTVDSEFGRTTDPVRMYMREMGTVELLTREGEIEIAKRIEGGLMAMMEAISASPATIAEILRMAADIREGKIVISTIVDGFSNPNEADDYVAEEDFDEFDADDDDDGSGGSKALTKKLEELKAQALERFDRIAGLFEKVHKVYDKEGWGSPAYQKAQHALSDELMTIRFTAKTIEKLCDMVRGQVDDVRKKERELRRIIVDKCGMPQETFIKEFPPNLLNRQWVEKQAAAGKPWSVVIQRNIPAIQELQQKLADLQSKVVVPLGELKEINRRMNEGESSSRDAKKEMIEANLRLVISIAKKYTNRGLQFLDLIQEGNIGLMKAVDKFEYRRGYKFSTYATWWIRQAITRSIADQARTIRIPVHMIETINKMNRISRQHLQEFGFEPDAGILAAKMEIPEDKIRKIMKIAKEPISMETPIGDDDDSHLGDFIEDSTNTAPIEAAMQAGLRDVVKDILDSLTPREAKVLRMRFGIEMSTDHTLEEVGKQFDVTRERIRQIEAKALRKLKHPSRSDKLRSFIDTL comes from the coding sequence ATGCCCGCCCAGAAGTCCGCGAAAGCCGCCGCCGCGAAACCTGTTGCCAGCAAACCGGTCAAAGCCACAGCCCCTGCCGCCAAGGCGTCGCTGAAGGTCGTGAAGAGTGACGCCGCTTCCCCCAAAGTATCCGCCCCGACGAAAGTAACGAAGCCCGTGCCCACCAAGTCCATAGCCAAGGCCGACAAGGCCGCCGCCAAGGAAGAACCGAAGAAGACCGCGAAGACCGCTGCCGCCACCGAAGAGGTGGTGAAGAAGAAACCCGGCCGCCCGCCCAAGAACGCGGCCGCCGAGTCCGACTCGACGGCCAAGGCCACGGGCGGCGCCAAGCGCGGCCGCAAGCCCAAGGCGGCCACCACCGCGGAAGCCGGCAAGCCGGAAGACGACGCGGACCTGGGTGACATCGAGGCCGAATTCGCCGACAGCGAACCCGTGGTCGAGGCGGTGGCCGAGAAGGTCAAGCCCCTGCGCATGAAGATCAGCAAGGCGAAGGAACGCGCCTTGATGAAGGAATTCGGCCTGGACGAGACCGTCCTCACCGAAGAGGAAATGCTCAAGCGCCGCCAGCGCTTGAAGATGCTGATCAAGCTGGGCAAGACGCGCGGCTACCTGACGCACGCCGAGATCTCCGACCACCTGCCGGACAAGCTGGTCGACGCCGAGACGCTGGAAGTCGTGGTGTCCATGCTGAACGACATGGGCGTGGCCGTGTACGAGCAGACGCCCGATGCCGAGACGCTGCTGCTGACGAACACCGGCCCCACCGCCGCGACGGAAGAAGAAGCCGAAGAGGAAGCCGAAGCCGCCCTGTCCACCGTGGACAGCGAATTCGGCCGCACCACCGACCCCGTGCGCATGTACATGCGCGAAATGGGCACCGTGGAACTGCTGACGCGCGAAGGCGAAATCGAAATCGCCAAGCGCATCGAAGGCGGCCTGATGGCGATGATGGAGGCCATCTCCGCTTCGCCCGCCACCATCGCCGAGATCCTGCGCATGGCCGCGGACATCCGCGAAGGCAAGATCGTCATCTCCACCATCGTCGACGGCTTCTCCAACCCGAACGAAGCCGACGACTACGTGGCCGAGGAAGACTTCGACGAGTTCGACGCCGATGACGACGACGACGGCTCCGGCGGCAGCAAGGCGCTGACCAAGAAGCTCGAAGAGCTGAAGGCGCAGGCGCTGGAGCGCTTCGACCGCATCGCCGGCCTGTTCGAGAAGGTGCACAAGGTCTACGACAAGGAAGGCTGGGGTTCGCCCGCCTACCAGAAGGCCCAGCACGCCCTGTCCGACGAGCTGATGACCATCCGCTTCACGGCGAAGACCATCGAGAAGCTGTGCGACATGGTGCGCGGCCAGGTCGACGACGTGCGCAAGAAGGAGCGCGAGCTGCGCCGCATCATCGTCGACAAGTGCGGCATGCCGCAGGAAACCTTCATCAAGGAATTCCCGCCCAACCTGCTGAACCGCCAGTGGGTGGAAAAGCAGGCCGCCGCCGGCAAGCCCTGGAGCGTCGTGATCCAGCGCAACATCCCGGCCATCCAGGAACTGCAGCAGAAGCTGGCCGACCTGCAGTCGAAGGTGGTGGTGCCCCTGGGCGAGCTGAAGGAAATCAACCGCCGCATGAACGAAGGCGAGTCTTCGTCGCGCGACGCGAAGAAGGAGATGATCGAGGCCAACCTGCGCCTCGTGATCTCGATCGCCAAGAAGTACACCAACCGCGGCCTGCAGTTCCTGGACCTGATCCAGGAAGGCAACATCGGCCTGATGAAGGCGGTGGACAAGTTCGAATACCGCCGCGGCTACAAGTTCTCGACCTACGCCACCTGGTGGATCCGGCAGGCCATCACGCGCTCGATCGCGGACCAGGCCCGCACGATCCGCATCCCGGTGCACATGATCGAGACCATCAACAAGATGAACCGCATCTCGCGCCAGCACCTGCAGGAATTCGGCTTCGAGCCGGACGCCGGCATCCTGGCGGCCAAGATGGAGATCCCGGAAGACAAGATCCGCAAGATCATGAAGATCGCCAAGGAGCCGATCTCCATGGAAACGCCGATCGGGGACGACGACGATTCCCACCTGGGCGATTTCATCGAGGACAGCACCAACACCGCGCCGATCGAAGCCGCCATGCAGGCAGGCCTGCGCGACGTGGTGAAGGACATCCTCGACTCGCTGACCCCGCGCGAAGCCAAGGTGCTGCGCATGCGCTTCGGCATCGAGATGAGCACGGACCACACGCTGGAAGAAGTCGGCAAGCAGTTCGACGTCACCCGCGAGCGCATCCGCCAGATCGAGGCGAAGGCGCTGCGCAAGCTGAAGCATCCGAGCCGGTCGGACAAGCTGCGGTCGTTCATCGACACGCTGTAA
- a CDS encoding AGE family epimerase/isomerase: MPSPALPPLPDIHDRQAILAHVRHTLAFYHPRATDPSGGFFHFLKDDGSVFDAHTRHLVSSTRYVFVWAMAARHFPDTPAYMDNTRRAVAFLRDVHRNPATGGYAWQLHWDQGRATVIDGTNHCYGLAFVLLAYAHAVMAGIPEARDWLYETFDLMERRFWQADHGLYADEATPDWQLKDYRGQNANMHSVEACLAAYEATNDERFLDRAALVAENICVRQTALTDGLMIWEHYRPDWSVDWDYNKNDMSNIFRPWGYQPGHFTEWAKLLLILERHRPQPWLLPRAEALFERAFAKAWDPEYEGLYYGFAPDFTICDDRKYHWVQCESMATAVVLFRRTGKTVYWDWEERLWAYCWRHWVDHEHGAWFRLLTRENVNTTDEKSPAGKVDYHTTGACYEIIAR, from the coding sequence ATGCCGAGCCCCGCCCTCCCACCCCTGCCGGACATCCATGACCGCCAGGCCATCCTGGCCCATGTACGCCACACGCTGGCCTTCTACCACCCGCGGGCCACCGACCCGAGCGGCGGCTTCTTCCATTTCCTGAAGGACGACGGCAGCGTCTTCGACGCCCACACGCGCCACCTGGTGAGCAGCACGCGCTATGTCTTCGTCTGGGCGATGGCGGCGCGGCACTTCCCGGACACACCGGCGTATATGGACAACACGCGGCGGGCCGTCGCCTTTCTGCGCGACGTGCACCGCAACCCCGCCACGGGCGGCTATGCCTGGCAACTGCATTGGGACCAGGGCCGCGCCACGGTGATCGATGGCACCAACCACTGCTACGGCCTGGCCTTCGTACTGCTCGCCTACGCGCATGCCGTGATGGCCGGCATCCCGGAAGCGCGCGACTGGCTGTACGAGACCTTCGATCTCATGGAGCGCCGCTTCTGGCAGGCCGACCACGGCCTGTACGCGGACGAGGCGACGCCCGACTGGCAGTTGAAGGACTACCGCGGCCAGAACGCGAACATGCATTCGGTCGAAGCCTGCCTGGCCGCCTACGAAGCGACGAACGACGAGCGCTTCCTGGATCGCGCCGCGCTGGTGGCCGAGAACATCTGCGTGCGGCAAACCGCGCTGACCGACGGCCTGATGATCTGGGAACACTACCGCCCCGACTGGTCGGTCGACTGGGACTACAACAAGAACGACATGAGCAACATCTTCCGGCCCTGGGGCTACCAGCCGGGACACTTCACCGAGTGGGCGAAGCTGTTGCTGATCCTCGAGCGCCATCGCCCGCAGCCCTGGCTGCTGCCGCGCGCCGAAGCCTTGTTCGAACGCGCGTTCGCCAAGGCCTGGGATCCGGAGTACGAAGGCCTCTACTACGGCTTCGCGCCCGACTTCACCATCTGCGACGACCGCAAGTACCACTGGGTGCAGTGCGAGAGCATGGCCACGGCGGTGGTGCTGTTCCGCCGCACCGGCAAGACGGTGTACTGGGACTGGGAAGAGCGCCTGTGGGCCTACTGCTGGCGCCACTGGGTCGACCATGAACACGGCGCCTGGTTCCGCCTGCTCACGCGCGAGAACGTCAACACGACCGACGAGAAGAGCCCGGCCGGCAAGGTGGACTACCACACGACCGGTGCGTGCTACGAAATCATCGCGCGCTGA